In Scyliorhinus canicula unplaced genomic scaffold, sScyCan1.1, whole genome shotgun sequence, a single window of DNA contains:
- the LOC119960197 gene encoding gastrula zinc finger protein XlCGF8.2DB-like: MEEKSSIHSEEKPYTCSVCGRGFKRSSGLSKHKCSHDGEKPWKCGDCGKGFSYPSELEIHQRGHTGERPFTCSDCGRGFTKSSILLTHQRTHSGEKPFTCSDCGKRFTQSSTLLKHQRIHTGEKPFTCSVCGMGFTQSSTLLTHQRIHTREKPFTCSDCGKRFAHQSTLLTHQQVHTKQRPFICFECGKGFINSSHLMIHQRVHTDERPFKCLDCGKCFKTSQELVSHQQVHTDEKPFRCSHCGTGFRRSSHLTVHQRTHTGETPYACSKCGKRFTQSSALLRHQRIHTERDRSSALIVGRDSFNHPTY, translated from the coding sequence ATGGAAGAAAAAAGcagcattcacagtgaggagaaaccgtacacatgttctgtgtgtggacgagggttCAAGCGATCATCTGGTCTGTCAAAACACAAATGTAGTCATGATGGGGAGaagccgtggaaatgtggggattgtgggaaaggattcagttacccatcagagctggaaattcatcagcgtggtcacactggggagaggccattcacctgctcggacTGTGGGAGGGGATTTACTAAGTCATCcatcctgctgacacaccagcgcacACAcagtggggagaagccattcacctgctctgactgtgggaagagattcactcagtcatccactctgctgaaacatcagcgaatacacactggggagaaaccattcacctgttctgtgtgtggcatgggattcactcagtcatccaccttgctgacacaccagcgaatacACACCAgggagaagccatttacctgctctgattgtgggaagagattcgcTCACCAATCCACCCTGCTGAcgcaccagcaggttcacactaaacagagaccattcatctgcttcgagtgtgggaagggatttattaatTCATCGCACCTGATGATACACCAAagagttcacactgacgagagaccttttaaatgtctgGACTGCGGGAAGTGTTTTAAAACTTCGCAGGAACTGGTCTCCCATCAAcaggttcacactgatgagaaaccgttcaggtgctctcactgcgggactgggttcagacgatcatctcacctcactgtacaccagcgcactcacacaggagagacaccgtacgcctgctccaagtgtggaaagAGGTTCACTCAGTCATCCGCTCTGCTAaggcatcagcgaattcacacggaGAGAGATCGTTCATctgctctgattgtgggaagagattcattcaATCATCCAACCTACTga